AGTTCGATCAAGGATGCTCCGTCGTGGTTCTGAAGCGGGCTCATTGGCTGTGTCATGACACTCCGTGCTCAAAAGGAATTTAGGATGCCCCGACATAGCGGGGATTGGCCCGAACGGTCCCCAGTTCAATCTCGCGCCACCGATCCCGCTTGATCCGATACCGCGCCGTCACATGGATGAGAGCGTACGCACTGGCCGAGAGATTCCGCGGTTGTGCCGGTTGCACCGTCCACATCAGTTCGACAGGCCCATGATGGGCCCGCACGGTATAGACTCCGTCGCCGGCGGTTGCATCGCCGTCCTGGCCGTCATCCCGCATCAGCGTTTCGTACCGCCCATCGGCATCCAAGTCCTCCGCCAACAAATGCTCCCAAGGAACCGCCCGCTTGCCTTCCAGTTTCGACTCCGCCAAGGCCAACGCCTGCAGAGCCGTTTCTCCCTGACGCATCCCGCCTTCCGCCCACTCGAACAGGCTGAGGCTTCCCATCATGGCCATCGCCAGAATCATCATCGCGACCATCACTTCGACCAAGCTGATCCCCTGCTCGGCGCTTCGGCAGGTGGATCCATGACTATCGGCTGTATGCCCATCCGGCGACATCATTGCACCGTGACTCTCCCCGCCATCGAAACCGTCAACCGCCACACCTTCCGTGAGTCCCCGCGAAGCGTCAGCGTGGTGGCACTGGCGGTTCGCCCGCTCGGATAGAACCAGACGCTGATGCCTTCGCTGGCTCCATCAATCGATAGGCCACGGCCTCGAAAGTCGAATCGCCTCATCGGAGCGGATTGGTCTCCCTCCCGCTCCAGACTCAGCGACCGTCCGTCTTCGTCAATGACGGCGCGGACGCGGCTGGCCTGGGTTATGGCCAGAGTCCGCGCCGTCCGGAGCTCCCCGGCCAGCTCGGTGACCACCGCCTGTTCCCGATAGCGCGTCGCCATGGCGGCCACATCGGGAACGGCCAGCGCAACGGTCACGGCCGTCACGGCCATCACCATGGTCAGTTCCATCAGGCTGTACCCATTCTGGTTCATTGCTTCTTCTCCCTGTTGGGCCTTGAATCCGTCAAATCGGCTCTGGCAGCCGCCTCGCAGGTATTCCAAGAGCCGTGCCTGATCGTCGGCATCGGGATTCCCGAGAGACGCCTCGACAGATTGGTAGCCTAAGTGTTGTGAATTGCTCTGAAATATCGAAAGGCCGAAGGTCGTTCCATGCAGACCGGTGAGGAATCAAGACATCCAGTGCAAGGAACGATCACCGAAGTGAGAGCAGAATGGATACAGTGCCAAGACAAACAGATACAGCACGAAAGGGGGGATCTTAGGGCAGGGGGCCGAGCAGCCCCCAATACCAGTCAAACAGCCGTTGATGGAAGAAGAGTGAGACGAGAGCCCCGAGAGCCAGAAACGGCCCAAACGGAATATATTGATCACGCCTGAGGATCTTGAGCCCGATGAGACTGAGTCCCACAATGGACCCCGTCAATGCTCCAATCATCATCGTCAGCAGGACCGGTCGCCAGCCTAAAAAGGCTCCGACCATTGCCAGCAGCTTGATATCCCCACCTCCCATCCCTTCCTTGCCAAACAGGTAGGGACTGAGCCAGGCAAGCACCCACAGCACTCCCCCGCCAACCACTATCCCGAGCAGGCTGTTGATCCATCCGACGGGCAGGATGGTGACGGCGCTGACCAGTCCAATCAGGATGCCGGGCAAGGTGACCACGTCGGGGATGATGGTATGCGAGAGGTCCGTACCGGTAATGACGATCAAAGAGGAGAAGAGCGCCGCATAGACGGCGGCAGCGGGCGTCCAACCGAACTGCCAGACGATAACCAGATACCCGAGTCCGTTGGCCAACTCCACCAGGGGATAGTGCCAGGCAATGGGCCGACGGCAATTCCGGCAGCGCCCGCCCAGCCATAAGAAGCCGACCACCGGAATGTTGTCGTAGGCGGCAATGGGCTGCGCGCAGGCGGGGCAATGCGAGGCGGGCCACACGATCGATTCATGGCGGGGCAATCGATAGATACAGACGTTGAGAAAACTACCGATCACCAGCCCAAAGACGAAAACTACTATTAGTAGAGGGTCCATCTTCCTAGCCCACTACGAATCCATCACAGCCCCATCTTCCGCTCATCGGTCAATTATTTTATCTAAGGTATTGAAAATCATCGTCCAAATCTGAAATACTCCCATTTTGTCATCGTTTGGCCTACAGACCTATCACCCACATGGCGGATCTTAAGGAGACCTAATTATGGCAAAATCCACGAGCGCCAGACCGAGACCCAAACGTATTACCAGCGCCGTGAGTTTACCGCCGCGGAAGAAGAGGCCCGAGGCGCTGACCAGCCGGGAGATGGAAATCCTTCAACTCATTTGGTCCGGATTCAAAAACAAGGAAATTGCGCAGCGGTTGCGAATCAGCGTTAAGACGGTTGAGGCCCATCGGGCGAACATGATGAAGAAGATCCGCGTCTCCAACACGGCCCAACTCATCAAGGCCGCCATCCAGGACGGGATGATCAAGGTACGCTAGGCCCTGCCTGGGGCGGAGCCGCCCTCCGCTGCCGCACGACCTCGAAGCAGACCAGCGTCGCGGCTGCGGAGGCGTTCAGCGAGTTGATCCGCCCCGACATCGGAATCCGCACCCGTTCATCGCAGCGCTCGAGGACGCTCTTGCGGACGCCTATTCCTTCCCCACCGACCACCAGCGCCACCGGCCCACGATAGTCCGGCGCGGTATAGAGTCTCTCGCCGGACGGGTCCAACCCATAGACCCATAGGCCTGCTTCCTTGAAGGCCCCCAGCAGGCGGTTGATATTGGTTGTTTGGGCCACCTTGATGTGCTCGACCGCGCCGGCCGACGCTTTCTCCACCGTTCCCGTGAGCCCAACAGCACGCCGATCCGGAATGACGACCCCGTGAACCCCTGCCGCCTCGGCGCTTCGCAGAATGGCGCCGAAATTCTGCGGATCTTGAACGCCGTCGAGCACCACGATGAAGGCCGGCTCCCGCCGCGACCTGGCCACGGCGAGGATTTCCTCAGGTTCCGCATAGGTCCTGGCAGCGGTACAGGCCACCACTCCTTGGTGACGACCGCCGAGCGCCAATCGATCCAGCGCCGCCCTCGGTTCGACATGGACCGGAATATGCCGGATGCGCGCGAGGCGCACCAGTTCCTGAAACTGGCCGTGCAGACTGACGACCTGAAGACGGATGAACGGGCGCCCGGCGCGGAGCGCCTCCTTCACGGCATGGAGACCATAGATGATCTCGGGCCGGTCAGCGCTTCCAGCGGCTGGTGCCATCGGGCCGGTCCTCGATCGTGATGCCCTGTGAGGCGAGGCGTTGTCTGATCTCGTCGGCTTTTTTGAAATCTCGGCGGCGCCTGGCTTCGTTGCGCTCATCGATCTGCTTCTGGATCTCGGCTTCGTTTAAGACCACCGATGTCTCGTCCATGGCGGACACATGATCGGAGGCACGGGCTTTGAGCACAGGATTGAACTGCCACCGGTCCAATTGAAAGAGCCCCAATACATCACCGAGCCTGGCAAATTCCTGCCGCGCCGCTTGCCGTCCCTCAACCGATAGGCCGTCGGCCATCAGCTTGTTCACTTCATTCCGGAGTTTCTGCATTTCGGCCAGCGCCGCCGGCGTGTTGAGATCATCGTCCATCGCCTGGGAAAACCCAAGGTGGGCCTGCTCCAACACTGCGCGCAGCGACGTGTCGCCCTGCCCCTTCACTCTGTCAGCTTCACCCAAGCGATAAAACAAATCATAGAACCCGTTCAAGGCGTTCTTGGCTTCGGTCAAGCTCTGATCCGAAAAGTCGAGCGGGCTGCGATAGTGCGTCGCCAACAGGAAATAGCGCAGCATCTCCCCCGTCACCTCTTCCGGCCAGTCGGACTTCTCGAAAATTTCCCGGATCGTGAAGAAGTTGCCCAGCGACTTGGACATCTTCTCCTGATTGATCTGCACAAACCCGTTATGGACCCAGTAACGCGCAAAATCCTTTCCCGTTGATCCGGAGGATTGAGCCATTTCGTTTTCATGGTGAGGGAAGATGAGATCCATTCCTCCTCCATGGATATCGAACGTGCCCCCGAGATGCTTCATCGACATGGCGGAACACTCGATGTGCCAGCCGGGGCGCCCCTGCCCCCACGGACTCTGCCACCAGGGCTCTCCCGGTTTGCTGCTCTTCCACAGGGCAAAGTCCATCGGATGGCGCTTCCGTTCGTCCACCTCCACGCGGGCACCCGCTTGTAGCTCGGCGAGCTTTCGTTTGGACAGGCGGCCATAGTCCGGATAGCGCTCCACCGAGAAATACACGTCTCCGTTCACCCGATAGGCCAGGCCCTTCGCCATCAACGTCTCGATCAAGGCGATGATGTCGGCCATGTGCTCCGTGGCCCTGGGCTCTTTCCAAGCCCGCCGGACCCCGAGCCGTCCCATATCCTCATAGTATGCCGCAATGTACTTCGCGGTCACCGCGTCGCAACTCACGCCCTGCTCATTTGCTCGTTGGATGATTTTGTCGTCGACATCTGTGAAGTTCTTCACGAACTCGACGGAGAGACCGGAATATTCCAGGTACCGCCGCAGGACATCGAACACCAACGCGCTGCGCGCATGGCCCAGATGACAATAGTCGTACACCGTGACGCCGCAGACGTACATCCGCACGACTCCCGGCACAAGAGGTTCGAACACGTCTTTCCGTCCGGACAGCGTGTTGGAGAGCTTCAACATGACGGCGGTTTCGCATCGGCGCCCTGTCCGCGGGCCGGCCAGTGCGACCAGAGAAAATACGCCGCGGCGGCCGCCAGGCAGAGGCCGATGACGACATCGATATAATGGAAATGCTCACGCAGATCCGCCCAGTGCTCGCCCATCACGACGCCGATGTAGGCCAACAGAAAACACCAGGGCAGCGCGCCGATGAACGTGAAGACCACGAAACGCCAAAACGGCATCCGGGCGATCCCCGCCGGCAGGGAAATAAACGTGCGGATCACTGGCAGCATCCGGCTGATCAACACCGCCGCCTCGCCGTACCTGGCAAACCACCGGTCCGCCTGTTCAAGATCCTGCGACCGAATCAATGCGTACCGGCCATACCGTTCCACAATCGGCCGCCCGCCGAGAAGGCCGACATAGTAGGCCAGCGCCGAGCCGATGACGTTCCCGATCGTCCCGGCCAGCGTCACCCCCCAGAGCGAAAATCGGCCGTCCAGGACCAGATAGCCGGCGAACGGCATGATGATCTCGCTGGGCAGGGGAATACAGGCGCTTTCGATCGCCATCGTGACGACGATGCCCGCGTATCCCAACGCGGAAATCGTCGCGATGATGAAGCGACTCAACTCCGCCACGACCGCTTCGATCAATTGACCAATCATCGTGTCCTCACCGGCGTCCCGCCGCGGACCGCTCGCGATCCCTGCGAAGAGCCCAATCGGCGAAAGTGGTCCCACTGCTGCAACGCTTCAAGCGCTTCCTCGTTGGTCATATCCAAATGCAGCGGCGTGACGGACACGAACCCCCGCCGAAGCGCGGCGTAATCCGAATCGGCCTGCTTGGTCCAGGTAATCCGCGTTCCCGCGATCCAATAGTATTTCCTGCCGCGCGGGTCGGTCTTCTCGATAATCGGATTCTCGAAGCGCCGCCGGCTGAGCCTGGTTACGCGGATGCCCTTGATCCCGGCCCGCGGGCGATTGGGGACGTTGACGTTCAGCAAGGTGCCCGGCGGCAGGCCGTGCCGCAACACGGCCCGCGCCACAACAAGCGCATAGTCGGCGGCCGCCTCAAAGAAAAACCGGTCACGGCCGTCCTGAGACACCGCAATCGACGGAATGCCCAGAATCGCCCCTTCCAACGCGGCGGAAACCGTCCCGGAATAGGTCACGTCGTCCCCCAGGTTCACGCCGCGATTCACCCCCGAGACCACGAGCGTGGGCGGGCGGCGCAAGACGTGCTTGACGGCGAGATTCACACAGTCGGTGGGCGTCCCGTTGACCGCAAACCACCGGGGCTTGACCGGCGTCAACCGAAGCGGTTTATGGAGCGTCAAGGCATGCCCCACGGCAGTGCGCTCCCGATCCGGGGCGATGACCCAGACGGTGCCGAGGCGCGCCAGCTTGCGGGCCAGCGCCTGGATGCCCGACGATCCGATCCCGTCGTCATTGGTCACCAAAATGGTCATCATACCCCGTCCATCTGGCGTAGGCACAAAAAAAGCTGCCTGCGGCAGCTTCCCGGACTCATGGCTCTGCTCTTCCCAATCAGAAAAAATGGTCGGGGCGGCGGGATTTGAACCCACGACCCCTCGCACCCCAAGCGAGTGCGCTACCGGGCTGCGCCACGCCCCGACCCTATGTTCCGATGACCGATCTTCTCACGCACGCGACATCCGTGGGAGGCTCTGTCCGGCTCTAGCTCCCGTCCGATTTGGAATGGGCCTCCAGCAACCGCAGGATGGCCTGCAGATCGCCTTTCAACCGCGTGGCGATTTCCCGCGGCGTCCGCTTGCCCGGGGTGTGCCGTCCCTTTCGAGTCCAATACCGTTTCACGCCGGCGATCGTATGGCCTTCCTCGTACAACATCCGTTTGATCTCAAGGACGGTGTCAATATCCCGCTGCTCATACAACCGTTGGTTGCCGCGGCTTTTCTTCGGCTTGAGAAAACTGAACTCCGACTCCCAGAACCGTAACACATACGCGGGCAATTTGACGATATCGCTGACCTCGCCGATTTTGTAGAAGATTTTGGTGCCCAGTCTGGGGCTGCCCGACGTCAGCGTTCGGCGTGTCGCTGGGAGTGCCGTTCTCAATTCCACTAGGAGTTCACGTATTTTTTGAACACTTGACTGGGCCGGAAGGTGACGACGCGACGGGGCGTAATGCCAATCTCTTCGCCGGTCCGCGGATTCCGCCCTTTCCGCGGCCCTTTGCTTCGCACGATGAAGTTGCCAAATCCCGCGATCTTGACCGATTCGCCCTTTTGAAGCACCGACTTCAACAAATTCAGGATGAGTTCGACAATGTCGGCCGCGTCATTCTTCGGGATGCCGACCTGTTTGAAGATCTCGTTCGCAATATCGGATTTTCTCATGCGACCTCCGGCAGCCGGTTCTGGGTCATCTCACAGGAACGCGATACGCAGGATGGAATCAAGCCAGAGAAGACTGATATGAATTCTGCATAAGTTACGCGAGGTTACCAAGTCTGTCAAGCTGTCATTCCGCACCCTGCCTATCCGGGATCTGAAGGTGGTCGATCCCGCCGCAGCAGTTTGTATTCGATCCCGTCGGCGAGCGCCTGCCAACTGGCCTCCATGATGTTCTCGGACACCCCCACCGTCCCCCACTTCTCTTTGTGATCGCCCGACTCGATGAGCACCCGCACCTTGGCGTCGGTCCCTTGGCTCGCGGTCAGGACTCGGACCTTGTAGTCCAACAGGCGTACTTCCCGCAGCTCCGGGTAGAACTTCTCCAGGGCCTTTCTCAAGGCATGATCCAGCGCGTTGACCGGCCCCTTGCCGATCGCCGCCGT
The DNA window shown above is from Nitrospira tepida and carries:
- a CDS encoding choice-of-anchor X domain-containing protein produces the protein MMSPDGHTADSHGSTCRSAEQGISLVEVMVAMMILAMAMMGSLSLFEWAEGGMRQGETALQALALAESKLEGKRAVPWEHLLAEDLDADGRYETLMRDDGQDGDATAGDGVYTVRAHHGPVELMWTVQPAQPRNLSASAYALIHVTARYRIKRDRWREIELGTVRANPRYVGAS
- a CDS encoding GspH/FimT family pseudopilin; the protein is MNQNGYSLMELTMVMAVTAVTVALAVPDVAAMATRYREQAVVTELAGELRTARTLAITQASRVRAVIDEDGRSLSLEREGDQSAPMRRFDFRGRGLSIDGASEGISVWFYPSGRTASATTLTLRGDSRKVWRLTVSMAGRVTVQ
- a CDS encoding prepilin peptidase, with the translated sequence MDPLLIVVFVFGLVIGSFLNVCIYRLPRHESIVWPASHCPACAQPIAAYDNIPVVGFLWLGGRCRNCRRPIAWHYPLVELANGLGYLVIVWQFGWTPAAAVYAALFSSLIVITGTDLSHTIIPDVVTLPGILIGLVSAVTILPVGWINSLLGIVVGGGVLWVLAWLSPYLFGKEGMGGGDIKLLAMVGAFLGWRPVLLTMMIGALTGSIVGLSLIGLKILRRDQYIPFGPFLALGALVSLFFHQRLFDWYWGLLGPLP
- a CDS encoding response regulator transcription factor: MAKSTSARPRPKRITSAVSLPPRKKRPEALTSREMEILQLIWSGFKNKEIAQRLRISVKTVEAHRANMMKKIRVSNTAQLIKAAIQDGMIKVR
- the rlmB gene encoding 23S rRNA (guanosine(2251)-2'-O)-methyltransferase RlmB produces the protein MAPAAGSADRPEIIYGLHAVKEALRAGRPFIRLQVVSLHGQFQELVRLARIRHIPVHVEPRAALDRLALGGRHQGVVACTAARTYAEPEEILAVARSRREPAFIVVLDGVQDPQNFGAILRSAEAAGVHGVVIPDRRAVGLTGTVEKASAGAVEHIKVAQTTNINRLLGAFKEAGLWVYGLDPSGERLYTAPDYRGPVALVVGGEGIGVRKSVLERCDERVRIPMSGRINSLNASAAATLVCFEVVRQRRAAPPQAGPSVP
- the cysS gene encoding cysteine--tRNA ligase — protein: MLKLSNTLSGRKDVFEPLVPGVVRMYVCGVTVYDYCHLGHARSALVFDVLRRYLEYSGLSVEFVKNFTDVDDKIIQRANEQGVSCDAVTAKYIAAYYEDMGRLGVRRAWKEPRATEHMADIIALIETLMAKGLAYRVNGDVYFSVERYPDYGRLSKRKLAELQAGARVEVDERKRHPMDFALWKSSKPGEPWWQSPWGQGRPGWHIECSAMSMKHLGGTFDIHGGGMDLIFPHHENEMAQSSGSTGKDFARYWVHNGFVQINQEKMSKSLGNFFTIREIFEKSDWPEEVTGEMLRYFLLATHYRSPLDFSDQSLTEAKNALNGFYDLFYRLGEADRVKGQGDTSLRAVLEQAHLGFSQAMDDDLNTPAALAEMQKLRNEVNKLMADGLSVEGRQAARQEFARLGDVLGLFQLDRWQFNPVLKARASDHVSAMDETSVVLNEAEIQKQIDERNEARRRRDFKKADEIRQRLASQGITIEDRPDGTSRWKR
- a CDS encoding DedA family protein, whose translation is MIGQLIEAVVAELSRFIIATISALGYAGIVVTMAIESACIPLPSEIIMPFAGYLVLDGRFSLWGVTLAGTIGNVIGSALAYYVGLLGGRPIVERYGRYALIRSQDLEQADRWFARYGEAAVLISRMLPVIRTFISLPAGIARMPFWRFVVFTFIGALPWCFLLAYIGVVMGEHWADLREHFHYIDVVIGLCLAAAAAYFLWSHWPARGQGADAKPPSC
- the surE gene encoding 5'/3'-nucleotidase SurE; translation: MTILVTNDDGIGSSGIQALARKLARLGTVWVIAPDRERTAVGHALTLHKPLRLTPVKPRWFAVNGTPTDCVNLAVKHVLRRPPTLVVSGVNRGVNLGDDVTYSGTVSAALEGAILGIPSIAVSQDGRDRFFFEAAADYALVVARAVLRHGLPPGTLLNVNVPNRPRAGIKGIRVTRLSRRRFENPIIEKTDPRGRKYYWIAGTRITWTKQADSDYAALRRGFVSVTPLHLDMTNEEALEALQQWDHFRRLGSSQGSRAVRGGTPVRTR
- a CDS encoding MerR family transcriptional regulator, with the translated sequence MELRTALPATRRTLTSGSPRLGTKIFYKIGEVSDIVKLPAYVLRFWESEFSFLKPKKSRGNQRLYEQRDIDTVLEIKRMLYEEGHTIAGVKRYWTRKGRHTPGKRTPREIATRLKGDLQAILRLLEAHSKSDGS
- a CDS encoding integration host factor subunit alpha gives rise to the protein MRKSDIANEIFKQVGIPKNDAADIVELILNLLKSVLQKGESVKIAGFGNFIVRSKGPRKGRNPRTGEEIGITPRRVVTFRPSQVFKKYVNS